From Aptenodytes patagonicus chromosome 1, bAptPat1.pri.cur, whole genome shotgun sequence, one genomic window encodes:
- the LOC143172347 gene encoding G-protein coupled receptor 183-like isoform X1: MPLTAQRIQEATDMSTELPATVVTEMDTFTASQTNSSTCDLYEHKDTARILLSVFYSSILILGVLGNTIALTVIFKNRKKINSTTLYSTNLVFSDLLFCIALPTRIAYYALGFHWPFGEALCRITALLFYINTYAGVNFMTCLSIDRFFAVVHPFRYKIRRIKYAKGICVFIWFLVFSQTFPLLIQPMSQEEKERTTCMEYPNFEKIAHLPFILLAACLVGYLIPLGIILFCYSQISCKLFQTAKENPLTEKSGINKKAINTIIFVIIVFIICFTPYHVAIIQHMIKKLQSEPLCTEKKIFQKSLHYTVFLMNFNCCLDPFIYFFACKGYKRTVMKILRRQVSVSISSAVRSHHEESSRDVGETQMMVLAKSSNGKLPEK, translated from the coding sequence GTCTACTGAGCTTCCTGCAACAGTGGTTACAGAAATGGACACTTTCACAGCTTCTCAGACAAACAGTTCCACCTGTGACTTATATGAGCACAAAGATACAGCACGGATACTACTGTCTGTCTTCTACAGCTCCATCTTAATTCTTGGGGTGCTTGGAAACACCATTGCCCTCACggtcatttttaaaaacagaaagaagatcAACTCCACTACCCTCTATTCAACAAATCTCGTCTTCTCCGATCTCCTGTTCTGTATCGCCTTGCCTACAAGGATAGCCTACTACGCCCTGGGATTTCACTGGCCATTTGGAGAAGCGTTATGTCGAATAACCGCTCTCTTGTTCTATATCAACACCTACGCAGGTGTAAACTTCATGACCTGTTTGAGCATTGACAGGTTTTTCGCTGTTGTCCACCCCTTCCGATACAAGATCAGAAGGATTAAATATGCCAAGGGCATTTGTGTCTTTATCTGGTTTCTTGTATTTAGTCAAACCTTCCCATTACTTATACAACCCAtgtcacaggaagaaaaagaaaggactaCGTGTATGGAATATCCAAACTTCGAAAAAATAGCACATCTACCATTTATACTTCTTGCTGCCTGTTTAGTAGGGTACCTTATTCCCCTGGGGATTATACTGTTTTGTTACTCTCAAATTAGCTGCAAACTTTTTCAAACAGCCAAGGAAAATCCACTGACTGAAAAATCGGGGATAAACAAAAAAGCCATCAATACAATCATATTTGTAATTATAGTGTTCATCATCTGCTTTACCCCTTATCATGTTGCAATCATACAACACATGATTAAGAAGCTTCAGAGTGAACCCTtgtgcactgaaaagaaaattttccagaAGTCACTCCATTATACCGTGTTTCTGATGAATTTTAACTGCTGCCTAGATCCTTTCATCTATTTCTTTGCATGCAAAGGATACAAGAGAACTGTAATGAAAATACTGAGACGACAAGTGAGTGTATCCATTTCAAGCGCTGTCAGGTCACATCACGAAGAAAGCTCACGTGACGTGGGAGAAACGCAAATGATGGTACTTGCAAAATCCTCCAATGGAAAGCTACCTGAAAAATAA
- the LOC143172347 gene encoding G-protein coupled receptor 183-like isoform X2, which yields MDTFTASQTNSSTCDLYEHKDTARILLSVFYSSILILGVLGNTIALTVIFKNRKKINSTTLYSTNLVFSDLLFCIALPTRIAYYALGFHWPFGEALCRITALLFYINTYAGVNFMTCLSIDRFFAVVHPFRYKIRRIKYAKGICVFIWFLVFSQTFPLLIQPMSQEEKERTTCMEYPNFEKIAHLPFILLAACLVGYLIPLGIILFCYSQISCKLFQTAKENPLTEKSGINKKAINTIIFVIIVFIICFTPYHVAIIQHMIKKLQSEPLCTEKKIFQKSLHYTVFLMNFNCCLDPFIYFFACKGYKRTVMKILRRQVSVSISSAVRSHHEESSRDVGETQMMVLAKSSNGKLPEK from the coding sequence ATGGACACTTTCACAGCTTCTCAGACAAACAGTTCCACCTGTGACTTATATGAGCACAAAGATACAGCACGGATACTACTGTCTGTCTTCTACAGCTCCATCTTAATTCTTGGGGTGCTTGGAAACACCATTGCCCTCACggtcatttttaaaaacagaaagaagatcAACTCCACTACCCTCTATTCAACAAATCTCGTCTTCTCCGATCTCCTGTTCTGTATCGCCTTGCCTACAAGGATAGCCTACTACGCCCTGGGATTTCACTGGCCATTTGGAGAAGCGTTATGTCGAATAACCGCTCTCTTGTTCTATATCAACACCTACGCAGGTGTAAACTTCATGACCTGTTTGAGCATTGACAGGTTTTTCGCTGTTGTCCACCCCTTCCGATACAAGATCAGAAGGATTAAATATGCCAAGGGCATTTGTGTCTTTATCTGGTTTCTTGTATTTAGTCAAACCTTCCCATTACTTATACAACCCAtgtcacaggaagaaaaagaaaggactaCGTGTATGGAATATCCAAACTTCGAAAAAATAGCACATCTACCATTTATACTTCTTGCTGCCTGTTTAGTAGGGTACCTTATTCCCCTGGGGATTATACTGTTTTGTTACTCTCAAATTAGCTGCAAACTTTTTCAAACAGCCAAGGAAAATCCACTGACTGAAAAATCGGGGATAAACAAAAAAGCCATCAATACAATCATATTTGTAATTATAGTGTTCATCATCTGCTTTACCCCTTATCATGTTGCAATCATACAACACATGATTAAGAAGCTTCAGAGTGAACCCTtgtgcactgaaaagaaaattttccagaAGTCACTCCATTATACCGTGTTTCTGATGAATTTTAACTGCTGCCTAGATCCTTTCATCTATTTCTTTGCATGCAAAGGATACAAGAGAACTGTAATGAAAATACTGAGACGACAAGTGAGTGTATCCATTTCAAGCGCTGTCAGGTCACATCACGAAGAAAGCTCACGTGACGTGGGAGAAACGCAAATGATGGTACTTGCAAAATCCTCCAATGGAAAGCTACCTGAAAAATAA